A stretch of DNA from Bacillota bacterium:
TGCGACGAGCTCTCCGGCTTCATCGTCGCCTGCGCCCTGGTCCGTCCGGGGCGGGACATCGCGGGGCTCGAGGTGGGCTCGGTGCGCAAGAAGCTGAAGGACAAGGCTTTCGCCCGCAACGTCAGCCGCGCCGACATCGAGCGGGGGGCGGCCGAGCTGGGCGTTCCGCTGGACGAGCACATCGGCGTCGTCCTGGAGGCGCTCAAGGGCATCGCCGCCGACCTCGAGCTGGGCGGCTGAAGCCTGGCAGACTTTTTGCGTTGTGGCGCCGCCCGCACCGGCACTAGCCTCGCGGTGGAGAGGCGTGCCGGGAGGGTGGATGGAGACGTTGGCTGCAATCGGTTTCTCCGGTCGGGCCGCCCCCTGGCAGGGCGGCTTCGGCCTCGATCTGGGCACCGCCAACCTCCGCCTGGTGGACGGGCGGGGCCGGCGACTTGAGGCGGCGGCGGTGCTGGCGCGCGAGAGCGGCGGCGAGCGGCGGGTGGTCGCCTTCGGCGACGAGGCGCGCCGCATGGAGGGGCGCACCCCGGGCGGTCTGGAGCTGGTCTGCCCGATCCGCCGGGGTGCCATCGCCGACTACGATGCGGCCGAGGTGTTGCTCCGCCTTCTCTTCCGGCGCTTCGGGGGCGGCGGTCGCCTGCGCCGGCAGCGTCCGGTGCTGGTCGCGGCCCGCTGGGGGCAGAGCCAGGTGGAGGAGCGCGCCGTCGAGCAGGCGCTGGAAGCCGCCGGGGCGGGCC
This window harbors:
- a CDS encoding rod shape-determining protein is translated as MPGGWMETLAAIGFSGRAAPWQGGFGLDLGTANLRLVDGRGRRLEAAAVLARESGGERRVVAFGDEARRMEGRTPGGLELVCPIRRGAIADYDAAEVLLRLLFRRFGGGGRLRRQRPVLVAARWGQSQVEERAVEQALEAAGAGRVGFLAAPLLAAIGLGLEVGEPRGRLILEIGASESSAAVITAGGVALAGRWPVGGMEMDEAVQRWFRQEHGLVVGRP